The Sulfurimonas lithotrophica genome includes a region encoding these proteins:
- the neuC gene encoding UDP-N-acetylglucosamine 2-epimerase, translated as MNKRKIVFLTGTRADFGKLKSLIKISQECELFDVHLFVTGMHMIAKYGKTIIEIEKSGFKNIYPFINHNDIDHMDRNLAKTIDGFSSYTAELKPDLIVVHGDRVEALAGAIVGSLNNILVAHIEGGEISGTIDELIRHSVSKLSHIHLASNEEAKKRLIQMGEDENSVFTIGSPDLDIMASKNLPNINFVKEYYQIDFQEYAILMFHPVTTEVSNLKSQIDTLVSSIIQSGLNYIVIFPNNDLGSDIIINEYNRFNNNPKIKVYPSLRFEYFLVLLKNAQFIIGNSSAGVREAPYYNINTINLGNRQNNRVKSNSIKNIGFKKSDILDAIQEYKKININTTDVDFGNGNSDKKFLELIKNDNFWETSNQKQFKDLI; from the coding sequence ATGAATAAAAGAAAAATTGTCTTTTTAACCGGTACTAGGGCAGACTTTGGCAAACTAAAATCATTAATAAAAATATCACAAGAATGCGAACTATTTGATGTGCACCTCTTTGTAACTGGTATGCATATGATTGCCAAGTATGGCAAAACAATCATAGAGATTGAAAAATCCGGCTTTAAAAATATATACCCTTTTATAAACCATAACGATATAGATCATATGGATAGAAATCTTGCAAAAACAATAGATGGTTTTTCTTCCTATACAGCTGAATTGAAACCTGATTTAATAGTAGTTCACGGAGATAGGGTAGAGGCGCTTGCCGGTGCAATTGTAGGTAGTCTAAACAATATTTTAGTCGCTCATATAGAAGGTGGTGAAATATCCGGGACTATTGATGAACTTATACGTCATAGCGTAAGCAAGCTCTCTCATATACACCTTGCATCAAATGAAGAAGCTAAAAAAAGATTGATTCAGATGGGAGAAGATGAAAACTCTGTATTTACTATCGGTAGCCCTGATTTAGATATCATGGCTTCAAAAAACCTACCTAATATAAACTTTGTAAAAGAATATTACCAGATAGATTTTCAAGAATACGCAATATTGATGTTTCATCCTGTTACTACAGAGGTATCTAACTTAAAAAGCCAAATAGATACTTTAGTGTCATCTATTATACAAAGCGGTTTGAACTATATAGTAATTTTTCCAAATAATGATCTAGGATCAGATATTATTATCAATGAATATAACAGATTTAATAATAATCCAAAAATAAAGGTATATCCCTCTTTAAGATTTGAATATTTTTTAGTATTACTAAAAAACGCACAGTTTATTATAGGGAATTCAAGTGCAGGTGTAAGAGAAGCACCTTACTATAATATCAACACTATAAATTTAGGAAATAGACAGAACAACAGAGTTAAATCTAATAGTATCAAAAATATAGGTTTTAAAAAGTCTGATATTCTAGATGCAATTCAAGAGTATAAAAAAATAAATATAAATACAACTGATGTAGATTTTGGAAATGGGAACAGTGACAAAAAATTTTTAGAACTTATAAAAAATGATAACTTTTGGGAAACTTCTAATCAAAAACAATTCAAGGATTTAATTTGA
- a CDS encoding cytidylyltransferase domain-containing protein: protein MKFLSIIPAREGSKGLKDKNIATLSNKPLIAWTIQASLKSKYISKTIVSSDSKKILDISKAFGSEVILRPSTLALDNTPSEPVIKHLLNSLDEEFDFIVLLQPTSPLRDSFDIDNSIDLLIREKASSLISVKEIDNKILKSFKIDENGYLEPISNNEYPFMPRQSLPKVYMPNGAIYIISTSEFLKHEKLISNRCISYIMSDEKSIDIDGQNDLEICEAILNKWSVYE from the coding sequence TTGAAATTTCTCTCTATTATACCTGCTAGAGAAGGTTCAAAAGGATTAAAAGATAAAAATATAGCTACTCTTTCTAACAAACCGTTAATAGCGTGGACAATACAAGCAAGCTTAAAATCAAAATATATCTCAAAAACAATAGTTAGTAGTGATTCCAAAAAAATATTGGATATTTCAAAAGCTTTTGGTTCAGAGGTAATACTACGTCCATCGACTTTGGCACTTGATAATACACCATCTGAACCGGTTATAAAACATCTATTGAATTCTTTAGATGAAGAGTTTGACTTTATTGTTCTTTTACAACCGACATCTCCACTCAGAGATTCTTTTGATATCGATAATTCTATTGATTTACTTATTCGTGAAAAAGCAAGTTCGTTGATAAGTGTTAAAGAGATTGACAATAAAATTTTAAAATCATTTAAAATAGATGAAAACGGCTATTTAGAACCAATTTCAAATAATGAATATCCATTTATGCCTAGACAATCTCTTCCAAAAGTATATATGCCAAACGGTGCAATATACATAATTTCCACAAGTGAATTTTTAAAACATGAAAAACTTATTTCAAATAGATGTATATCATATATTATGAGTGATGAAAAAAGTATAGATATTGACGGACAAAATGACTTGGAGATTTGCGAAGCAATTTTAAATAAATGGAGTGTTTATGAATAG
- a CDS encoding motility associated factor glycosyltransferase family protein → MNSIEQQVINNYNENMSYLEKNYEAVFTKVKALEILMEEGELPQKYDLEYRNGYFDVIDLSSKNFLYNQDSNIYSDKLAKQISFKKNEQVFETFYNYDFSDKALDKSKTNDAMSMYSNSAEIIQYYNNNIHKTDSLKSINKIIFIGLGLGLHLNSVLNTTNSNSILIIEDDIELFRLSLFVNNYKQILDGKIAFFSIAHTKEEFKNIFYSFYLDSFVRNHFIKFSLFSDAYEQKIQMIQELIISRTEKTYPHEFLLHKNKQVLKRINEKYNFLNLKSDPSLNIFADKPALIIGAGPSLDKNLKWLSKYADEFIIFAALASIPTLKKQSITPDFVLQIDEKVLATTKLLDKIGDVSILKDAICIFSASVPDTLFKLFPSKNIFLTEDRTNYFSEHQKIEAASIGEYMYAISLYLNAKNIYFLGLDLAISDDGSTHTDNHQLNKKLDISSSEKLNQNISLDKSTFHVKGNFREKVLTTPLFAMSIPYINFYTSVLKKDSQKVFNLNDGAYFENVIPFKTDAYVSTSLTTPINKKNILDYLKSISSHKLTQADRKSKILTYKQAIEKFYESASSDDITFIRNYTEMLSIIFNSQRNELQEILSIYILNTSTYIVDFFNTRELKNQKKHIKNMKKMIYKNMKEIVNFYDSMIDEIVQ, encoded by the coding sequence ATGAATAGTATTGAACAACAAGTTATAAACAACTACAATGAAAACATGAGTTATCTTGAGAAAAATTATGAAGCAGTTTTTACTAAAGTTAAAGCTCTTGAAATTCTTATGGAAGAGGGAGAACTACCTCAAAAATATGATTTGGAATATAGAAACGGGTACTTTGATGTCATAGATTTATCAAGCAAAAATTTTTTATACAACCAAGATTCAAATATATATTCGGATAAATTGGCTAAACAAATATCTTTTAAGAAGAATGAACAAGTTTTTGAGACATTTTATAACTATGATTTTTCAGATAAAGCTCTGGATAAATCTAAAACAAACGATGCAATGTCTATGTATTCAAATTCTGCCGAAATAATTCAGTATTATAACAATAATATTCATAAAACCGATTCTTTAAAATCTATTAATAAAATTATATTTATAGGATTGGGACTTGGTCTTCATTTGAATAGTGTTTTGAACACAACTAATTCAAACTCTATCTTAATAATAGAAGATGATATTGAACTTTTTAGATTATCCTTATTTGTGAATAATTATAAACAAATACTTGATGGTAAAATTGCATTTTTTTCCATAGCTCATACTAAAGAAGAGTTCAAAAATATTTTTTATAGCTTTTATCTAGATTCTTTTGTAAGAAATCATTTCATTAAATTTTCACTTTTTTCAGATGCTTATGAACAAAAAATTCAAATGATACAAGAACTTATAATAAGTAGAACAGAAAAAACTTATCCACATGAATTTTTATTGCATAAAAATAAGCAAGTTTTAAAAAGGATTAATGAAAAATATAATTTTTTAAATTTAAAGTCTGATCCATCATTAAATATTTTTGCTGATAAACCTGCATTGATAATCGGGGCTGGGCCTTCACTAGATAAAAATCTAAAATGGCTGAGTAAATATGCAGATGAATTTATAATATTTGCTGCTTTAGCTTCAATTCCAACACTAAAGAAACAATCAATTACACCTGATTTTGTTCTACAAATAGATGAAAAAGTTTTAGCGACAACGAAACTACTAGATAAGATTGGAGATGTGTCGATTTTAAAAGATGCTATATGTATATTTAGTGCATCAGTACCGGATACTTTATTTAAACTTTTTCCTTCTAAAAATATATTTTTAACAGAAGACAGAACTAACTATTTTTCTGAACACCAAAAAATAGAAGCTGCAAGTATAGGTGAATATATGTATGCTATTTCTTTGTACTTAAATGCCAAAAATATATATTTTCTTGGTTTGGATTTAGCGATAAGTGATGATGGGAGTACGCACACTGATAATCACCAACTAAATAAAAAGCTTGATATATCTAGTAGTGAAAAACTAAATCAAAATATATCACTAGACAAAAGTACTTTTCATGTAAAAGGAAATTTTAGAGAAAAAGTTTTAACTACACCACTTTTTGCCATGTCTATACCTTACATTAATTTTTATACGTCTGTATTAAAAAAAGACTCTCAAAAAGTTTTTAATCTTAACGATGGTGCATATTTTGAAAACGTGATACCTTTTAAAACAGATGCCTATGTTTCTACTTCACTAACAACACCAATAAATAAAAAAAATATATTGGATTATTTAAAATCCATTTCAAGTCATAAACTTACACAAGCTGACAGAAAATCTAAAATATTAACTTATAAACAAGCAATTGAAAAATTTTACGAATCTGCCAGCAGTGATGATATTACTTTTATCAGAAATTATACCGAAATGTTAAGCATTATATTTAACTCTCAAAGAAATGAATTACAAGAAATTTTAAGTATATACATTTTAAATACTTCTACATATATTGTAGATTTTTTTAATACGAGAGAACTCAAAAATCAGAAGAAACATATTAAAAACATGAAAAAAATGATTTACAAAAATATGAAAGAAATTGTAAATTTTTACGACTCAATGATAGATGAGATAGTGCAGTAG
- a CDS encoding SIS domain-containing protein gives MQEFAKSYIENLIDILKNIDVNTVSKIVKKLDATKGRIYILGNGGSAATASHMVNDLGVGLKRRNIKKFDVMSLSDNTPVCSAISNDIGYENVFYMQLKDILKKEDLIIAISCSGNSENIIKAVKYAKEQNTSIIGITGFDGGKLKQLSDINFHIPTKKDEYGLVEDAHMILDHIIYSYYISKGNS, from the coding sequence ATGCAAGAATTTGCTAAAAGCTATATTGAAAACCTAATTGATATTTTAAAAAATATAGATGTTAATACAGTCTCGAAAATAGTAAAAAAACTTGATGCGACAAAAGGTAGGATATATATATTAGGCAATGGAGGAAGTGCTGCTACAGCTTCTCATATGGTAAATGATTTAGGTGTCGGTCTAAAGAGAAGAAATATAAAAAAATTTGATGTAATGAGTCTTAGTGACAACACACCTGTATGTAGTGCAATTTCAAATGATATTGGTTATGAAAATGTTTTTTATATGCAACTAAAAGACATTCTAAAAAAAGAAGATTTAATCATTGCAATATCTTGCAGTGGAAACTCTGAAAATATTATCAAAGCTGTAAAATACGCAAAAGAACAGAACACTTCAATCATTGGTATTACCGGATTTGATGGTGGTAAATTAAAACAATTATCTGATATTAACTTTCATATACCGACAAAAAAAGATGAGTATGGACTTGTAGAAGATGCACATATGATTCTAGACCATATAATATATTCTTATTACATATCTAAAGGAAACTCTTGA
- a CDS encoding N-acetylneuraminate synthase family protein codes for MNFIEICNRKVGLDYAPLVIAEIGINHNGSLSIAKEMVDAAYKAGAEVIKHQTHVIDDEMSSKAKDVIPGNANISIYEIMKNAALDEIDELKLKEYVESLGMIFISTPFSRAAADRLEKMDICAYKIGSGECNNYPLIEHIASFKKPMIISTGMNDIQSVKKTVSILEKHQVPYALLHTTNLYPTPPNLVRLGAMTELINEFPNAIVGLSDHTTSNHACYAATALGASILERHFTDSMDRNGPDIVNSMNPDALKELIEGSKNIALMRGGKKEALKEEQVTIDFAFATVVSIKPIKKGDKFSKDNIWVKRPGTGAIKAEHYESIIGKTAIKDIENDIHIDWTDINE; via the coding sequence TTGAATTTCATAGAAATTTGTAATAGAAAAGTCGGTTTAGACTATGCCCCCTTAGTAATTGCAGAAATAGGTATTAATCATAACGGCTCACTTTCAATTGCTAAAGAAATGGTTGATGCTGCTTACAAAGCTGGTGCTGAAGTTATAAAACATCAGACACATGTTATAGACGATGAAATGAGTTCAAAAGCCAAAGACGTTATTCCAGGAAATGCAAATATTTCAATATATGAAATTATGAAAAATGCCGCACTGGATGAAATAGATGAATTAAAATTAAAAGAATATGTAGAATCACTAGGAATGATATTTATATCTACACCCTTTTCAAGAGCAGCAGCAGATAGACTAGAAAAGATGGATATTTGTGCATATAAAATAGGTTCAGGTGAATGCAATAACTATCCACTAATTGAGCATATAGCTTCTTTTAAAAAACCTATGATAATCAGTACAGGTATGAACGATATTCAAAGCGTAAAAAAAACTGTTTCCATTTTAGAAAAACATCAAGTTCCGTATGCCCTTCTTCACACAACTAACTTATATCCGACTCCACCAAATTTAGTTAGACTTGGAGCCATGACTGAGCTAATAAATGAATTTCCAAATGCTATAGTTGGTTTGTCCGACCATACAACTTCTAACCATGCCTGTTATGCAGCTACGGCTTTAGGAGCCTCTATTTTAGAAAGACATTTTACAGATAGTATGGATAGAAACGGTCCTGATATTGTAAATTCTATGAATCCTGATGCACTAAAAGAATTAATTGAAGGTTCTAAAAACATTGCATTAATGAGAGGCGGAAAAAAAGAAGCCCTTAAAGAGGAACAAGTGACTATAGACTTTGCTTTTGCAACCGTTGTTAGTATAAAACCTATAAAAAAAGGCGATAAATTTTCAAAAGACAATATATGGGTAAAAAGACCGGGAACAGGCGCTATAAAAGCTGAACACTATGAATCGATAATAGGAAAAACAGCAATAAAAGATATAGAAAATGATATTCATATCGACTGGACTGATATAAATGAATAA